One genomic segment of Ictalurus punctatus breed USDA103 chromosome 12, Coco_2.0, whole genome shotgun sequence includes these proteins:
- the LOC108272331 gene encoding transmembrane protease serine 6 — MHQSCSIMEHKNTKSSVYCVENGNGKVASPVSQVGSDNILMPTFTYKVVSQRTIALIVIFILLILAGGSTLAWYFLEYRVWTLEERVEQQYIGQISILNRNFSSALSSHTSRVFREEARTTEAMLGKLVKSSDVSRYFKSTTVFGFSEGSVVAHFWLILSLPESHAGKVTMQKVNESLLGTLQSFREAGVKDTVSLEGYLLLLSSFSISETQPKVIDFLQASFDCYRYQSVSYSIPVVLKGPNTQRSSCLWHLKSPEDSQLELRVEWLLPECRDRLAIYDSLAPADSTLITSLYGCSRHEQVVQVLSSADWMTVVWKQGQYNYKDPFSLSAQAWPNKNCSYSINLERKEGVQGSLRTPFYPSYYPPNTNCTWQFTLPSSEYGLTLEFEGYELGRASYTQNCTQGQWLIQNRRMCGTRALQPYSERLYLHSSTTTVSMTSEVSLTGPGLQVRYSIFNQSDPCPGQFLCSVNGLCVSACDGISDCPNGLDERNCVCIAQYRCLRDSQCIDYYKLCDQHQDCTDGSDEQNCTVGVPCTDRTYMCNDGTCLKKQNPACDFITDCPDASDEKNCDCGLRQFSTRVVGGVNAMEGEWPWQASLQISGQHICGGALISAQWVVSAAHCFNDDRLYLPSIWTVYLGKLHLRTSAQSEEALRVTHIHLHQYYDDEIHDYDLALLRLERPVSASTLALPACLPKPTHQLEPGLLCWVTGWGALREGGAVSNTLQKVDVRLVSEEACVRSYGYIITPRMLCAGYRRGGKDACQGDSGGPLVCQEQSGRWFLAGVVSWGRGCGRPDYYGVYTRITKLSPWIKQLITS; from the exons ATGCATCAGTCCTGTAGCATTATGGAGCACAAGAATACAAAGAGCTCGGTGTACTGTGTGGAGAATGGAAATGGAAAGGTTGCAAGTCCCGTCTCGCAA GTAGGTTCTGATAATATCCTGATGCCAACGTTCACATATAAGGTGGTTTCACAGAGGACAATTGCCCTGATCGTCATCTTCATCCTTCTAATCCTGGCTGGAGGTTCAACCCTGGCCTGGTACTTTCTag AGTACAGAGTGTGGACGTTAGAGGAACGGGTGGAGCAGCAGTATATAGGCCAGATCTCTATCCTGAACAGGAACTTCTCCAGCGCACTTTCTTCACACACCAGTCGAGTGTTCCGGGAGGAGGCTCGCACTACGGAGGCCATG cTAGGGAAGCTTGTGAAGTCCTCTGATGTGTCTCGCTATTTCAAATCCACCACCGTGTTTGGTTTTAG CGAGGGAAGTGTAGTGGCGCACTTCTGGCTCATCTTATCCCTCCCTGAGAGTCATGCTGGCAAGGTCACCATGCAGAAGGTCAACGAGAGCTTACTGGGAACCTTGCAGAGCTTTAGAGAGGCAGGTGTGAAAGATACGGTTAGCTTGGAGGGATACCTGCTTCTCCTGTCCTCATTCTCCATATCAG AAACCCAGCCCAAAGTTATAGATTTTTTGCAAGCCTCATTTG ATTGTTATCGGTACCAGTCGGTGTCCTACAGCATTCCTGTAGTTCTAAAGGGGCCAAACACCCAGCGCTCATCATGTCTATGGCACCTGAAATCCCCTGAGGACTCCCAGTTGGAGCTGAGGGTGGAGTGGCTTCTACCTGAGTGCCGAGACCGGCTGGCCATCTATGACTCGCTCGCCCCTGCTGACTCCACACTCATCACCTC tctgtatGGCTGTAGCAGGCATGAGCAGGTGGTGCAGGTTTTATCCTCTGCTGACTGGATGACGGTGGTGTGGAAACAGGGCCAGTACAACTATAAAGacccgttctctctctctgcgcagGCCTGGCCCAACAAGA ACTGCTCCTACAGCATCAACTTGGAGAGAAAGGAAGGTGTTCAGGGGAGCTTACGGACCCCGTTCTACCCCAGCTACTATCCACCTAATACCAACTGTACCTGGCAGTTCACT TTGCCGTCATCAGAGTATGGACTGACCCTGGAGTTTGAGGGCTACGAGCTGGGTCGAGCCAGTTATACCCAGAACTGCACACAAGGCCAGTGGCTCATTCAGAACCGCAG AATGTGTGGTACGAGGGCTCTGCAGCCATATTCTGAGCGGCTCTATCTTCATTCCTCCACCACCACCGTTTCCATGACGTCAGAGGTGTCACTCACAGGGCCCGGTCTCCAAGTCCGCTACAGCATCTTCAACCAATCAGATC cctGTCCTGGTCAGTTCCTGTGCAGTGTCAATGgcctgtgtgtgtcagcatGTGACGGGATCTCAGACTGTCCTAATGGTCTGGATGAGAGAAACTGTG TGTGTATTGCCCAATACCGCTGTCTCAGGGACAGTCAGTGTATAGACTACTACAAGCTTTGTGACCAGCATCAGGACTGCACTGATGGGAGTGATGAACAGAACTGCACAGTAG GAGTTCCTTGTACTGACAGGACCTACATGTGCAATGATGGCACTTGTTTGAAGAAGCAGAACCCTGCTTGTGATTTTATCACCGACTGTCCTGATGCTTCGGATGAGAAAAATTGCG ATTGTGGCCTGCGCCAGTTCAGTACGCGAGTGGTGGGCGGAGTCAATGCGATGGAGGGGGAGTGGCCATGGCAGGCCAGCCTGCAGATCAGTGGACAGCATATCTGTGGTGGAGCATTAATCTCCGCCCAGTGGGTGGTGTCTGCAGCACACTGCTTCAACGATGATCG ACTGTACTTGCCTTCCATATGGACAGTGTATCTAGGTAAGCTGCATCTGCGGACCTCTGCTCAGTCTGAGGAAGCTCTGCGTGTGACCCACATCCACCTGCACCAGTACTATGACGACGAGATCCACGACTATGATCTGGCACTGCTTAGGCTTGAGAGACCCGTCTCAGCAAGCACACTGGCACTGCCCGCCTGCCTGCCCAAGCCCACACACCAGCTGGAGCCTGGTCTGCTATGCTGGGTCACAGGCTGGGGGGCACTCAGAGAAGGAG GTGCTGTAAGCAACACCCTGCAGAAGGTTGATGTCCGGTTGGTCAGCGAGGAGGCTTGCGTCCGTTCCTACGGATACATTATCACTCCCAGAATGCTGTGTGCTGGTTATCGGCGTGGGGGAAAAGACGCATGTCAG GGGGACTCTGGGGGGCCGCTGGTTTGTCAGGAGCAGTCAGGTCGCTGGTTTTTGGCCGGAGTCGTGAGTTGGGGCCGTGGCTGTGGCCGACCTGATTATTATGGCGTTTATACGCGTATCACCAAACTCTCTCCCTGGATCAAACAACTCATCACATCCTGA